The following proteins are encoded in a genomic region of Sesamum indicum cultivar Zhongzhi No. 13 linkage group LG8, S_indicum_v1.0, whole genome shotgun sequence:
- the LOC105169066 gene encoding COX assembly mitochondrial protein 2 homolog: MHPPLTIHRHPMCAEIIEEFQKCHIDHPLGKFFGQCTDLKIKLDKCFRQEKAVKRKANFEESKKLKERLRAYRKENAEMKDEKNFAQA; this comes from the exons ATGCATCCTCCTTTAACAATCCACAGGCACCCAATGTGTGCTGAA ATTATCGAAGAATTCCAGAAGTGCCATATAGACCATCCTCTTGGGAAGTTTTTTGGTCAATGCacagatttaaaaattaagcttGACAAGTGTTTCCGTCAAGAA AAAGCTGTGAAACGGAAGGCGAACTTTGAAGAGAGCAAAAAGTTGAAAGAGCGATTGAGGGCATACAGGAAGGAAAATGCCGAGATGAAAGATGAGAAGAATTTTGCACAAGCTTAA
- the LOC105169067 gene encoding uncharacterized protein At5g08430, with protein sequence MTNKNKKKVVINKEEAAENWCFVCKDGGDIRICDYKQCLKSYHPHCVRKDDSFLNSENYWACAWHTCFLCRRSSYLHCYTCKNAVCRRCLPAADFLQVKGERGFCKSCLKLVLLIEENKDHDSDGERVDFTDHETYEGLFMEYYMTIKREGGFESRDIYAAQDLVKMKEKHQSGSGSEEFDGKEEEEEQVSDSDDLDYKRRCRRKSKRKRYQRKKSVVQTPAKSTRNYFIGWASRPLIEFLASIGKSTSEEMSQRDVTCIVNEYVKENKLFHPEKKKMITCDARLQPLFKRKIISKHRVYDLLEAHFAENHDESEDSDPEYDSEDSNGGKPNECKKQKRLDMGEKSKKQELENNVPKSCFASVVVENVKLVYLKRSLLHELLKEPESFEEKVIGCFVRVKSDPYDYLSRNSYQLMQVKGVKTVQNGENNTEIILLFSSVPKEIHMNLLSDDDFSEDECSDLRQKVAAGLLERPTVGELEQKAKILHKDITMHRIRKELALLQNLIDRANEKGWRRELFEYLEKKKKLQTPSEQLRLLENVPTVIPDLSELDSNAEDIMNDMKTDENAPKSILQCNSTIPSDRLQNNRTTEEKAKAHHGHASHPERKQPLPVSERSASTQLLHGGAPNSELKHGNLTHRDLVQLTSEEKTNKSEAEQSSLKSQDMHNEKATRKTGQGASKTEVIELLSDNDNANSSKVTSVLDNQETNDPERQKWCIQGPCGEQDKCTLSVLKRWSETSSYASKFKVWKEDESEEDAVWLPEAINSASCSQKNSAKQEAEN encoded by the exons cTTGGCATACTTGCTTCCTTTGCCGTAGATCTTCCTATCTTCATTGTTACACTTGTAAAAATGCTGTATGCCGTCGCTGCCTTCCTGCTGCTGATTTTTTGCAAGTTAAAGGTGAACGTGGATTCTGCAAATCCTGCCTAAAGCTTGTGTTACTCATCGAAGAAAACAAGGATCATGACTCAGATGGG GAAAGGGTGGATTTTACGGATCATGAGACATATGAGGGTTTATTCATGGAATATTATATGACCATAAAAAGAGAGGGAGGATTTGAGTCACGGGATATCTATGCTGCCCAAGACTTGGTTaagatgaaagagaaacatCAATCCGGTTCTGGTTCCGAAGAATTTGatggaaaagaagaagaagaagagcaggTATCTGATTCTGATGATCTGGACTATAAGAGGAGATGCAGGAGAAAGTCTAAGCGAAAGAGATACCAGAGAAAGAAGTCTGTAGTGCAAACCCCTGCAAAGTCAACTAGAAACTACTTTATTGGGTGGGCATCAAGACCCCTTATTGAGTTTCTTGCTTCAATTGGTAAAAGCACTAGTGAGGAAATGTCGCAGCGTGATGTGACTTGCATTGTAAATGAGTatgttaaagaaaataaattatttcatcccgagaaaaagaagatgataACATGTGATGCACGACTACAACCTCTtttcaagagaaaaataataagtaaacaTAGAGTATATGACCTTCTGGAGGCCCATTTTGCTGAGAACCATGATGAATCAGAGGACAGCGATCCGGAGTATGATTCAGAAGACAGTAATGGAGGCAAACCAAATGAATGTAAAAAGCAAAAGAGGCTGGATATGGGGGAAAAGTCCAAGAAACAAGAGCTGGAAAATAATGTTCCTAAAAGTTGTTTTGCATCTGTTGTAGTTGAAAATGTCAAACTTGTTTACTTGAAGAGAAGCTTGCTACATGAACTACTTAAGGAACCTGAATCATTTGAAGAAAAGGTGATTGGATGCTTTGTTCGAGTCAAATCTGATCCATATGATTATCTTTCAAGAAACTCATATCAGCTCATGCAAGTAAAAG GTGTTAAAACAGTTCAGAACGGTGAAAACAATACAGAAATTATCCTTCTATTTTCATCTGTGCCTAAAGAAATCCACATGAATTTGCTTTCAGATGATGATTTCTCTGAG GATGAATGTTCGGATTTGAGACAAAAAGTGGCTGCTGGTTTGCTCGAGAGGCCTACTGTG GGGGAACTTGAACAGAAGGCCAAAATTCTTCACAAGGATATAACTATGCAT CGGATCAGGAAAGAGCTGGCCTTGTTGCAAAACCTAATTGATCGAGCCAATGAGAAAGGATGGAGACGCGA ACTGTTTGAGTAtttggagaagaaaaagaaactacAAACTCCGTCAGAACAACTACGGTTGCTTGAGAATGTTCCTACAGTAATTCCAGACTTATCTGAGCTTGATTCAAATGCTGAAGACATTATGAACGACATGAAGACGGATGAAAACGCTCCTAAATCAATCCTCCAATGTAATTCTACTATTCCGAGTGATAGATTGCAGAACAACAGAACAACAG AAGAGAAGGCTAAGGCTCATCATGGTCATGCATCTCATCCAGAACGAAAGCAACCCCTTCCTGTTTCTGAAAGATCGGCCTCGACACAACTTCTACACGGTGGCGCACCAAACTCTGAGCTCAAGCATGGCAATCTTACCCACCGAGACCTTGTGCAACTTACttctgaagaaaaaacaaacaaatcagAAGCTGAACAGTCTTCCCTGAAGTCTCAGGACATGCACAATGAGAAGGCAACAAGAAAGACAGGCCAAGGTGCTTCAAAGACTGAGGTGATTGAATTGCTCAGCGACAACGACAATGCCAACAGCAGTAAGGTTACCTCTGTTCTAGATAATCAAGAAACCAACGACCCGGAAAGACAAAAATGGTGCATTCAAGGACCCTGTGGCGAACAGGACAAGTGTACTCTGTCAGTGCTGAAACGTTGGAGCGAGACCAGCTCATATGCGTCCAAGTTCAAAGTCTGGAAGGAAGATGAGAGTGAAGAGGACGCAGTTTGGTTGCCGGAAGCTATTAACTCCGCGTCATGTTCCCAGAAAAACAGTGCAAAGCAGGAAGCTGAAAACTAG